A part of Paenibacillus sp. 481 genomic DNA contains:
- a CDS encoding helix-turn-helix domain-containing protein yields the protein MPLSSVQMRILRKLAMSPNEAITTQDLIEFAWWPEYEGIPKGELYKCIGRIRAKLESSDRDPKFILTVHGYGYMLCPCKIEK from the coding sequence ATACCTTTATCATCCGTACAAATGCGTATCCTACGTAAGCTTGCTATGAGTCCAAATGAAGCTATCACAACACAAGATTTGATTGAATTTGCATGGTGGCCAGAGTATGAAGGAATACCCAAAGGAGAGCTATATAAGTGTATAGGACGTATAAGAGCAAAACTGGAGAGCAGTGACCGTGACCCAAAGTTTATTTTGACTGTGCATGGTTATGGTTACATGTTGTGTCCATGTAAAATAGAAAAATAA